In Brachypodium distachyon strain Bd21 chromosome 2, Brachypodium_distachyon_v3.0, whole genome shotgun sequence, one genomic interval encodes:
- the LOC100830715 gene encoding uncharacterized protein LOC100830715 — protein sequence MAMADTQLHRLFLFVTLLAAAAVSSVSGARSVPAEPPSAYEMLEKFGFPKGILPVGVTGYKLRRSDGAFQVFMDRDCEFEVDGGYRLTYQRTISGRVAGGSIRDLRGVSVKMFFVNWGIDQVLMVDADHLMFYVGPISQAFTTDNFLESPECRGCRGSDGGQSAGGGSAVAAI from the coding sequence ATGGCCATGGCCGACACGCAGCTCCACCGCCTCTTCTTATTCGTCACGctactcgccgccgccgccgtctcttCCGTCTCCGGCGCGCGCAGCGTCCCCGCGGAGCCGCCGAGCGCGTACGAGATGCTGGAGAAGTTCGGGTTCCCCAAGGGCATCCTCCCCGTGGGCGTGACCGGGTACAAGCTGCGGCGATCGGACGGCGCGTTCCAGGTGTTCATGGACCGGGACTGCGAGTTCGAGGTGGACGGCGGCTACAGGCTCACCTACCAGCGGACGATCTCCGGCAGggtggccggcggcagcaTCCGCGACCTCCGGGGCGTCTCCGTGAAGATGTTCTTCGTCAACTGGGGAATCGACCAGGTGCTCATGGTGGACGCCGACCACCTCATGTTCTACGTCGGGCCGATCTCCCAGGCCTTCACGACAGATAACTTCCTGGAGTCTCCTGAATGTCGGGGTTGCCGCGGCAGCGACGGTGGCCAgagtgccggcggcggctctgcTGTGGCGGCGATTTAG